The Armatimonadota bacterium nucleotide sequence GGGCGTGAGCGTGCCGATAGATATGAAAACGAAATAATCGCTTTAGCCCAAGGTAGCCTAAAGCTCATACCAGAAGAAAATTTTACGGTCGTCGATATTGGCTCGAGGGACACAAAGTTCGTGCGCTTCAATGGTCGAAAGCTCAGGAAAATGGATTGGAATCAAGCATGTGGTGCGAGCACTGGCTTTACCCTTGAACTTTTGGCAAAGTACTATGATTTAGACTTCAATACCTTGCCAGCAAGTGACAAAAAGATTCCCGTGACTTGTGGTATATTTGCTATTGAGCAAATATTCGATACCATAATTAGAGGCGGGTCGCCAGAAGATGCACTTGCCCAATTCATCCATGGCATCGCCT carries:
- a CDS encoding BadF/BadG/BcrA/BcrD ATPase family protein, which translates into the protein MPTLIADCGSSWSKIKNLEEGKIVIKPTSQILKNPRLRFAVATGHLGRERADRYENEIIALAQGSLKLIPEENFTVVDIGSRDTKFVRFNGRKLRKMDWNQACGASTGFTLELLAKYYDLDFNTLPASDKKIPVTCGIFAIEQIFDTIIRGGSPEDALAQFIHGIAFNVYNFAQRPEKLYVSGGLCANNCFLDSLSKYCEVVPLGRHVLLEGLY